A single window of Nicotiana tomentosiformis chromosome 1, ASM39032v3, whole genome shotgun sequence DNA harbors:
- the LOC138909010 gene encoding uncharacterized protein translates to MPESSYRPPAIQGISSGYSGHQGQSSGQQPFVPRGCFECGDFSHVQRFFPKLRCKAVQQGSQPMITAPAVRSPRGGGQAGGGQPTTIQSGGGQLVGTPTRFYAFPARSDAVASDAMITGTFSVCGRNASVLFDPVSTYSYVSSLFAHFLDVPRESLGTHVYVSTPVGDFVVADRIYLSCVVTFCGYETRADLLLLDMIDFEEGRVIDNASRHLKPHEKNYLVHDLELAAIVHALKIWRHHLYGVSCEVYTNHRSLQHLFKQRDLNLR, encoded by the exons atgccagagagttcttatcgcccaccagctattcagggtatttccagtgggtattcaggccatcagggccAGTCTTCAGGTCAGCAGCCCTTCGTAccaagaggttgtttcgagtgcggggatttcaGCCACGTGCAGAGGTTCTTCCCCAAGCTTCGGTGCAAGGCAGTGCAACAGGGttctcagcctatgattacagcaccagccgTCCGATCGCccagaggtggaggccaggcagggggAGGTCAACCAACTACTATTCagtcaggtggaggccagctagttggCACTCCgactagattctatgctttcccgGCCAGatcagatgcagtggcctcagatgccatgatcacaggTACTTTTTCTGTTTGCGGTAGgaatgcttcggtattatttgatccagtgtctacctattcatatgtgtcatctctgtttgctcatttcctggatgttcctcgtgagtctttgggcactcatgtttatgtgtccactcctgtgggtgattttgTTGTTGCAGATCGGATCTATTTGTCatgtgtggtcacattctgtggttatgagactagagcagatctcctgttgctcgatatgatcgactttgag gaggggcgagttattgatAATGCTTCACGTCATctaaagcctcatgagaagaattatcttgtacacgatttagagttggccgcgattgttcatgctcttaagatctggaggcatcaTCTTTATGgtgtgtcctgtgaggtttacactaatcatcgcagcttgcagcatttgttcaagcaaagggatctcaatttgaggtag